AATAAAGAGAACGGATATAGTTGCTGTAATTGCAGGAAGTATGCTTAGCATTAATTGTATTCCAGTTTGAGTTGTGGCTGTTTGTACTGCATTAGCTTGAAATCCATAATATCCCAATAACCATCCTGTTGCGGCGCCACCAATTGTCCATCCGAATTTTTGTGACATAGAAGAAGCAGAGAAAATAAGCCCTGTTGCTCTTCTTCCTTGTTTCCATTCCGAGTAATCAGCACTATCAGCGTACATAGACCAGATCAATGGAAAGATACAACCTGCACAAATACTAATAAGGACTTGAAAAACCATAATAAGTAACACCTCTTCCTTGCCTAAATAATAGAAAATAATACTCAATATAGCCGCAAGGGTCATTGCTCCGAAAAATGTTTTCTTTTTACCAATTTTATTAGCGATAGGAGTGGCTGCAATTACCCCAATGATGTTAGCAGCTTGACCTAGAACTAAATAAAGTGTCGTTGGAGACATTGTTAAACTTTCTCCAAAGATGTTGAAACTATATTCCACAGTACTAATTACATAATATTTAAAATAATAAACTGCGGCTCCATCACGAATAGAATTAAATATTAATGCTCCAACACCAGCACCCAACAAAATCCACCAAGGTCTGTTTTTTAGAAGGTCAGCAAGATCTTCTTTTAAGTTTGGTTTTTCATCATTAATAGGTTGTACTCTTTCTTTGGTAAGAAAAAAGCAACCCCAAAAAAAGAGTGTAGTTATAATTCCGAAAACAATAACAGTGTGTAACCAACCTTCTTTTGAATCCAAACTTCCTCCGAAATGATTAACCAGAGGCTCAATTAACCAAAGTGCTAATAAACTTCCTCCAAAGGCAAAAACCATGCGGTAAGAAGATAAAGTAGTACGTTCCTTTCTGTCGCCAGACATAACTCCAAGCAAAGAAGCATAAGGAACATTAATGATAGAATACACCATCATCATTAAGGAGTAAGTCACGTAAGCATATATAATTTTTCCTTTTTCGTTAAAATCTGGTGTATAAAAAGTAAGTACTCCAATTATTGCAAATGGAATAGCTGTCCATAATAAATACGGTCTAAATTTTCCCCACTGACTTTTGGTACGATCCGCAAGAATCCCTACTAGAGGATCAAAACATGAATCCCAAATACGGGTTACTAAGAACATTGTTCCAACAACGGCAGGCGCTAATCCAAATACATCTGTGTAAAAAAACATAAGGTACATGCTGAAAATCTTCCAAAACATTGATGAAGCTGCATCTCCTAATCCATATCCAACTTTTTCTTTTAACTTAATTCTTTCTTCCATTTTTGGGGTTTGTGGTCTTTATTTTTTATATAGATTTAATTTTGCTGCGTCTTTCTCAAAAAGGAAATGATGTGTATTGTAAAAATCAACAAAATCATTTTCGCTTACCTGTCCTTTGAAAGGAACATAATAATGCATTTTTTTCTCTTTTTCTTGCCAGCCATGGTTTCTCCATAATAAAACATAAGAAACTTTATAATCGCCAATAGCTTTTGTGAAAATTTCTGTCCACCATTTTGGATCTGGAATTCCCTCATATCCTGTTTCAGCAACAGCCATTAATTTATTTTTTTCTAGAGCAACTTCATTTAGTATTTTTAATTCATTTTGATAATCTTTTATAAACGAATCGTTTTGACTTGAATCTGTATATTGATATTTATCAAAACTAACAATGTCAACATAGCTATCTCCAGGATAATACTCTAGATATTCTTCTTTTGTTTTAAAATCTGAAGTATTGTAAACATAGATTAAATTATGTACGCCTTTTTCTTGTAGATAATCCATAGTAAACCTCCATAAAGACTTAAATTCTTCGGGACTTGCATTATTTTTACACCACCAAAACCATGTCCCATTGAGCTCGTGAAATGGACGAAATAAGATTGGTATTACTTTTCCTTTTTTATCTTTTAATGAATTAAAAAATACAACTCCTTTATCAAGATAGGATTTGTATTTTTCATGGTTTTTCCCTCCAGGCAGCGCTGAAATCAAAGATTTTGGTGTCGTGTCCCAAGCATCTTTATCAGTAAGTGGATTGTCCATATGCCAGCTCATGGTAATAACTCCTCCTCTTGTATAGCCATCTTTAATAAATTGTATCTCTTTATCAAAAGGAACTCCATCAATATTATTAAGCGCATCTTTTTCAACTCCAGTCATATCCCATCCATAAACTGCGGGGTAATCTCCGACTACATCTTTTATATCGCTTCTATCTTGTTCATATTTCCAGTTTACCCCATACGCTAAGTCGTCTTGATGACCAAATAACGCTTCTTTAGTAAGTTTTTTTCGCAAATTTTCATACAATATGCTAGTATGTGCTGTAGATTTTTTATCACATAATGATAATTTAGTATTACATTTTTGCGCACTACACAAATAGACATTGCTAAAAGTGAGTAAAATCGGTAATATATAGTGTGTTTTAGTCATAATACAAGTGTGATGTTTTTATTTAGTTCCCAGAATTCAATTTGATCTCTTTAAAACAAGCCAAACTATATTGTTTCAAGAAAAATATTTACTGCATTTATAATGTTTTTATATTAAAATGATAAAAATAATAGTCTTAAAAAATGATTTGTTCTTTAAAAACCATCTTTATACAAATAAACATAAATTCATTTTTCAAAGATATATTAATAAAATCTCCGTAGTTAATATTATTTTATCAATTTAATACCATATTATTGCAAAAAAAAAACACACAGTTATGAGTAATTTTAAAAAATTTCATAGAGAAATAGTTCCGCTTTCAGCTCGAGATAGCTTTTTGGTTTTTGACAGAATTAAAAATGAGTTTGATTATCCAGTACATTATCATTCTGAATTTGAAATTAATTTTATATTAAATGGAAAAGGAATAAGGCGAGTAGTTGGTGATAATATAGCTGAAATTGAAGATATTGAGCTGGTATTAGTGGGTTCAAACTTATATCATGGTTGGGAACAGCACAAGTGTAAAAACAAAAACATTCACGAAATAACCATTCAATTTCATAGCGATATCTTTCATGAATCTTTATTATCTAGAAGAATCATGACTCCTATAAAGGAAATGTTTAACCGATCAGTATATGGTATTTTATTTTCAAAAAGCACCGCAATAATGATTGCTCCTAGGTTAGAAATGATATCCAAGCTAGATGGCATGGATTATTTTTTAGAAATCACATCGATACTCTATGACCTGGCAAACACCCGTAACCAAAGGCTTTTGTCAACATTTACATCGGAAAATGACGATTTTATTGAATGCGATAAAATGAAATTAATTTACGACTATATCCAGAAAAAGTTTGCAGAAAAAATAACACTTGAAGAAGTTGCTAGTGTAGTAAATATGACTATTATTTCTTTTAATCGTTTTATAAAAAAACGTACAGGAAAAACATTTATTAATTATGTAAATGATATTCGTATTGGATATGCAACTAGATGGTTAGTCGAGAAAGACCTTAGTATTTCAGAGGTTGCATTCAAATCTGGGTTTAATAATATCTCACATTTCAACAGAATTTTTAAAGTTTTCAAAGAATGTACCCCTAGCCAGTACAGAGATGACTTCTCAGGACTAAAGAGAATATTATAATAGATCTTCCTGATAAGATTTAGAAATCGTCTAAAACATATTTTAGGCTTTTTTTTATTTTTGAAATTCACTATATGTGTTGTTTTTTACGAATTAAATAATAATAATTAAAAAAAAATGTTGAATAATTTTATTATACTCAATTGTATTTTTAGTTTTGAAAATATTGCACTGCATAATGATATAATAATATTAACTAAGTGTAAAATTCTGTTATAAGTTTGTTAATTATTAATCATAAATAATTAACACCAAAAAAATCTTTGAAATAGCTATTTAAAGATTAATGAACTTAACTAACAAATTTTTATTATGAAAAAATTATTGTCTAATTTATTTCATTGGGAGGTCAATCACAAGACGATTCCTTTGATTTTATTTTTATTATTGTCGTGTAATTGTATTACTGCGCAAACCAAAGTTACAGGGGTTGTTAAAGACGACAAAGGTCTTACTGTTCCTGGAGTAAATATTTCAGTGGTCGGTTCTCAAAAATCAGCTTCATCTGATTTTGATGGAACATACTCTATTGATGCTCCTGCAAATGCTACATTACAATTTGCTTTTGTAGGTTTTGAAACCAAAAGGGTTAGCATTAATGGTCAATCAATCATTAATGTAAATTTACATTCAAGTGCTGAAGACTTGAAAGAAGTTGTAGTTGTAGGTTACGGTACTATGCGTAAAAGTGATGTTACGGGTAGTGTTTCAAAAGTAAATGCTACTGATTTACATAAAGCAACTTCAGTAGATGCTGCTAAAGCACTACAAGGTCGTGTGGCTGGTGTAAATGTAATATCTAATTCTGGTAGCCCAGGTGCAGGTGTTAAGATACGTATTCGAGGTGTCGGCACAATTAATAACTCAGATCCACTTTATGTAGTTGATGGATTTCCAATGAGTGATATTCAGCACATTGCACCTACTGATATCGAAAGTATGGAAGTATTAAAAGATGCTTCAGCAACTGCTATATATGGTTCTCGTGGAGCTAATGGTGTTATACTTATAAAAACACGTGCAGGTTCTAAAAGTGGTAAGTTTGATGTATCAGCTACTGTATTAACAGGGGTTTCAGAAGTTTCTAAACGTTTAGATCTTGCTGATGCTACTGAATTTGCAAATGCACGAAAATCTATTGGGATGACGGATGATAT
The Flavobacterium sp. 5 DNA segment above includes these coding regions:
- a CDS encoding AraC family transcriptional regulator, whose translation is MSNFKKFHREIVPLSARDSFLVFDRIKNEFDYPVHYHSEFEINFILNGKGIRRVVGDNIAEIEDIELVLVGSNLYHGWEQHKCKNKNIHEITIQFHSDIFHESLLSRRIMTPIKEMFNRSVYGILFSKSTAIMIAPRLEMISKLDGMDYFLEITSILYDLANTRNQRLLSTFTSENDDFIECDKMKLIYDYIQKKFAEKITLEEVASVVNMTIISFNRFIKKRTGKTFINYVNDIRIGYATRWLVEKDLSISEVAFKSGFNNISHFNRIFKVFKECTPSQYRDDFSGLKRIL
- a CDS encoding MFS transporter — encoded protein: MEERIKLKEKVGYGLGDAASSMFWKIFSMYLMFFYTDVFGLAPAVVGTMFLVTRIWDSCFDPLVGILADRTKSQWGKFRPYLLWTAIPFAIIGVLTFYTPDFNEKGKIIYAYVTYSLMMMVYSIINVPYASLLGVMSGDRKERTTLSSYRMVFAFGGSLLALWLIEPLVNHFGGSLDSKEGWLHTVIVFGIITTLFFWGCFFLTKERVQPINDEKPNLKEDLADLLKNRPWWILLGAGVGALIFNSIRDGAAVYYFKYYVISTVEYSFNIFGESLTMSPTTLYLVLGQAANIIGVIAATPIANKIGKKKTFFGAMTLAAILSIIFYYLGKEEVLLIMVFQVLISICAGCIFPLIWSMYADSADYSEWKQGRRATGLIFSASSMSQKFGWTIGGAATGWLLGYYGFQANAVQTATTQTGIQLMLSILPAITATISVLFILFYPLTEEKLQVIENELNDQRKNK
- a CDS encoding glycoside hydrolase family 26 protein; amino-acid sequence: MTKTHYILPILLTFSNVYLCSAQKCNTKLSLCDKKSTAHTSILYENLRKKLTKEALFGHQDDLAYGVNWKYEQDRSDIKDVVGDYPAVYGWDMTGVEKDALNNIDGVPFDKEIQFIKDGYTRGGVITMSWHMDNPLTDKDAWDTTPKSLISALPGGKNHEKYKSYLDKGVVFFNSLKDKKGKVIPILFRPFHELNGTWFWWCKNNASPEEFKSLWRFTMDYLQEKGVHNLIYVYNTSDFKTKEEYLEYYPGDSYVDIVSFDKYQYTDSSQNDSFIKDYQNELKILNEVALEKNKLMAVAETGYEGIPDPKWWTEIFTKAIGDYKVSYVLLWRNHGWQEKEKKMHYYVPFKGQVSENDFVDFYNTHHFLFEKDAAKLNLYKK